In Sphaerospermopsis torques-reginae ITEP-024, the genomic window CGATCGCCATTGGTAATCCTTTAGGTTTAGATAATACCGTCACCATTGGTATTATCAGTGCCACCGACCGCACCAGCGCCCAAGTAGGCGTTCCCGATAAGCGAGTTAGTTTTATTCAAACCGATGCGGCAATTAACCCTGGTAATTCCGGTGGACCGCTTTTAAATGCCCAAGGTGAAGTGATTGGCGTTAATACTGCCATTCGTGCCGATGCTCAAGGACTGGGTTTTGCTATTCCCATTGAAACCGCTGCCCGCATAGCTCATGAACTATTTACCAAAGGAAAAGCAGATCACCCTTTTTTGGGCATTCAAATGGTAGACCTTTCACCGACCAAAAAACAGCAATTGAATCAAGACAATACACTCAACATTCAGCCAGATGTTGGGATTGTGATTAAGAAAGTTCTCAAAAATTCACCGGCAGAGGAGGGAGGACTGCTCCCCGGAGACGTGATTCAAAAAATCAACGGTAAACCAGTGAAAATTACAGCCCAATTGCAGAAAATGATTGATTCAAGTCAAGTCGGAGACATTTTCAAAATTGAAGTTAACCGTAATGGCAAAATTCAAACCTTTAAAGTACGCTCAGGAACTGAGACCCCAAATTAGTTATTAGTACAGGCGTAGTTGATCACGTCTGTACTCGAAACTATTGATTAGACAAATGCTCTAATTGCATTCTTTGTTCCATCTGCCGCAGAAAATAACCAGTCATCATTGCTGATGCTAACAGTCCTGCGAGGTTATCTCGGTCTGTAGTAACTTGCACATTAAAACTCTCTCCTGGGAGCATTCCTACCAGTCCTTGGACATTTTGGGAAATGATTTGTTTAATTTCTGGACTGGCAGACTGGGCTACACGGGCTAGAACGTCGGGAGATTGATGCTGTAAATATTTCAATAACTGATTCGGATTTTCCCCCAAGTGTTCGTTCAGAAGCTGATGAGTGTGTTCCTCAGAGTTGTTATTCA contains:
- a CDS encoding DUF760 domain-containing protein, whose amino-acid sequence is MVFDPDFLNNNSEEHTHQLLNEHLGENPNQLLKYLQHQSPDVLARVAQSASPEIKQIISQNVQGLVGMLPGESFNVQVTTDRDNLAGLLASAMMTGYFLRQMEQRMQLEHLSNQ
- a CDS encoding HhoA/HhoB/HtrA family serine endopeptidase, whose product is MKLSIKQLAVYLFLVAMGGSLGVLGSRFLPSNGSFQELKNVTAALPSESVITYPSKGLPNSSGGDNVNFIAAAVQKVGPAVVRINATRKVANPIFDALKNPVWQRFFGEDEEPIPQERIERGTGSGFILSEDGQLLTNAHVVAQTDTVLVTLKDGRTFEGKVVGVDTVTDVAVVKIPADKLPTVKLGNSQNLIPGQWAIAIGNPLGLDNTVTIGIISATDRTSAQVGVPDKRVSFIQTDAAINPGNSGGPLLNAQGEVIGVNTAIRADAQGLGFAIPIETAARIAHELFTKGKADHPFLGIQMVDLSPTKKQQLNQDNTLNIQPDVGIVIKKVLKNSPAEEGGLLPGDVIQKINGKPVKITAQLQKMIDSSQVGDIFKIEVNRNGKIQTFKVRSGTETPN